The genomic segment GTTCTCGGTCAGGTTCACGCCGGCCCGCCGGGTGATCTTCGCCATGAAGTTGCCGCGGCCGGAGGCGCGGAACTCGCGCACCAGCGCGGCGTACTGCGGCGGCAGGGCGCTGTACAGTTGCTCGTCGATCGGCACGTTCGACCCGGTGATCTGGAGGGCGACGGCCGGGTCGTCGCCCGCCCCGTCGATATGCCCGCTCACCGTGATGAGCTGTCCGGCGGCGGTGCCGATCAGGTTCACGCTGGTGGTCTCGCTCCCGGTGTGGGTGACCGTCCTCTTGACCAGCCCGCGCACGTCCGAGACCGGGTAGCGGAACTTTTCGTAACTCATGGCGGCCTGTTTCGGCCGCACCTCCATCTCGCGCCGCCACCCGGCCCCGTCCCGGGTAAACTTGTACCCGAGATCGACCTGCCCGCTCGGGCTAAACATGTGCCGCCCGCGCTTCAGTTTGTCCGGCAGCCGGTTGAACAGGTCGTCGTCCAGCGCGATGCCCGTCGCGGCGACGTCGAGCTTTTGCAGGTTGTCCTCGAACCGCCGCAGCGGGTCGTCCGCCGGCCCCTTGGCCGGGGGGAGCGCGGGGGCGTCCGTTCGCGTCTCCAGCGACACCCGCACCTTCGCCTGTCCGATCTGCGCGGACGCGTCCTCGACTTTGACCCGCCCGTCGACGCTGCGCACCGTGGCCGCGATTTTTTCGACCGGCCACGGCAGTTCCGGGTGCTCGAACCGCGCGTCTTTCACCTCGAGCCGCACGTCGTGTTGCCACTGCGGCACCCGGTCCGGGGCGTAGTTGAGGTCGGCTTTCACGTTCGCGTTCGCGGTCAGCCGGGCCAGGTGCGTGACCAGTTCCGGGGCGAACCGTTCCGCCGTCGGCACGGCGGCCGCGCCGAGCGGGAAGTCGCTCAGTTCGACCGACAGGGCCAGGTGGTTGTTGATCCGGTTCAGCCGCCCGCGGACGGTCAACGGGCCGTAGCCCTTCGCGTTCGCGGTCGCCTGAACGGTCAGCGCGGACAGCGGGTCGTTGAGCAGCGTGAGGTGGACGTCGGAGAGCGTGGTCGGGGGCAGCGCGCCGCGGGCCCGGTCGGTGACTACGACGGTGGCGTTCTTGAGCACGAACGTCGGGATCGGCTGGTCCGCCGGACTGGGTTTGAGCACCTCCCCCAGGTTCCACTTGCCGTCCGCCGAGCGCTCGACGCGGAACGTCGGGCCGTCCATTTCCACCTTGCGGATGAACAGTATACCGCGGTTCAGTCGCTCTTTGTCGTGGTACAGAACGGCGTTCGGGACGAGGAGGAACGGCTGGCCGGTGGGGTCGCCCTGGCGGGTCAGCCGGAGGTCGGTGACGGCGATCCCGCCCAGAATGCGCATCCGGGCCGAACCGACGTGGATGTCCACGCCCTCGAACTGTTTGCTCAGGGTGTCGACGACCTGCTCCCGGACCCGGTCCGGGCTGATCCACGAATTGGCGACCCACGCGCAGGCGGCGAGAGCCGCCACGCCGGCGAGGATCAGCCCGCGGATCAACCAACTGCGAACGCGCATCCGTGCCCGTCCCGAAGCCACTCTTAACCGCCGCCGGCCGGACACCCCGTTCCGGGGGGGCGGTAAGAAGTGGGACCATACGCAGAGCCCGGTGGCTGGTCAATTCCGACTCGGGAGCCGCGTTTCGGTCTTGAGTCTGTGGCTTCGGAAGGGAATAGGGACGCCCGGACTCAACCTTTCGCGCGGGTCCCGCGATTGGTACCATCAACTACCCCCTCAATTTTCACTCGCTCCGAGGCGAATCATGAAAGCCCTCATTCTGGCGGCCGACCGGTTCGAGGATTTGACCCTGTTCCTGCCGTGGTACCGGCTCCGCGAAGAAGGTGTGGAGGTGACGGTGGCCGCGCCGTTCCTGCACGCGGTCACCGGGACGCACGGGTACGCGGTCGAGCCGGATACGGCGATCCACGAGGTGAACCCGGCCGAATACGACCTGTTATTCGTGCCCGCCGGGCCGGCCGCGGAACACCTGCGGCAGCGCGAGGAGGCCGTGGACGTGGCCCGCACATTCATTGAGGACGGGCGCAAGGTCGCGGCCATCGGACACGGGGCGCAGCTGCTCATCAGTGCCGGCGTTCTTGACGGCCGCCGCGTCACCTGTTCACCGGGCATTCGCGACGACGTGCGCGCCGCCGGGGCCGTGTACAGTGATGAGGCCACCGTGACCGATGGCATTCTGCTCACCGGCCGCGGGCCCGACGATCTGCCGGCGTTCGCGCAGGCGATGATGGCGCTGCTCGGCGCGGCGCGAAAGGTGCTGAGCGTGAGGTGAGTACAGGGCGGAAGCCCTGTACCCTTGTGTGCTTATGCCGGCTCGATGCTCGCGGGCAGCCCGCGGTCGGCGAACTGTTCGACGAACAGTTCGGCGCGCTCCAAGTGGGTGACCAGCACGAGCGACCGGCCGCGGTGGTGGGCCTCCCACATCCGGTACTCGGCTTCCGCGGACCCGAACCGGGTGAGTTCCATTACGACGCGCGCCACGAACATCAAATCGGTGTTGGTGGCTTTGTGCAAAACGACTTTGAACCGGCGGGCGGGAAACGAACCGCCGTGGGCCAGAAGATTGGGGCGGTCGTTCCGCCGGGACGGGGGGCGGATGGACATGGCGGCCTCGTGTTGCACCGGCCCGCCGCGTGAGGTGATCGCCTCACGAGCGGGCGGGCGACGCGGCCTGGGCGGGAGAGGTCGACTTCCCAGGCAGCCTGATCCCCGAACTCACTCCAACGTACCGCACCGGGTGCGGGGCGGTCAAACCGGGAAGTGTGCGGATGTGAAGCGCACAAGAATCGGTGAGGCGGGCGCGACGGTTGTAACGAATTTGGCGACCCGGGGGCCGACGGGCGGCCGCGCACCTCGCATGTGTTATTTTTCCGCGCTGCCGAGAAATCCCGGACGGGTCTGCCGGCCGGCCTGTAAGCCGGGTTTTGTCTCCGCCCTTCGGGCGGACGACGGTCATTTATCTAGCCCCGCCGTTGCCGGCGGGATCGAGCGGTCTACCCGAGGATCGTAACGGGCCGGGCCGGCCCTGTCCTCTGCTTGACCTTGCTTCCGGTGGGGTTTGCCGAGCCGGCGGGTCACCCCGCCGCTGGTGCGCTCTTACATTAAGGGCTTGCGCCCCGCACCTTTTCACCCTTACCTCCAGCGCGGAGCGCGGGGTGCGAAACTCGGAACGAAAGAAACCGGCGTAACTCCGAGTTCCGCACACCGCGCGCCGCGCTGGATCGGCGGTACACTTTCTGTTGCACTTTCCCGCCCGTTGGCGGTGCGAGCCGGGACGCCCGCGACCGTTACCGGGGGTGGACGTTATCCACCACCGCGCCCTGTGAAGCCCGGACTTTCCTCCGTGGGCGGTGGCCAGTTGTCCGTGTCCCGTTGGCAGCCGAACATTCAACCGGAGGCGCCTCCGTTGCCTGCTTCTTGACTGCGAACCGATCACCGACAACTGACCACCGCACCCAGGCGACCGTCCGGCCGACCGACAGACCCGAACCGCCATCATAGCTCTCGGCTACTGGCAAGAGAAGGGACACGGCCCGCGGAGAAAGGTTCGACCGGCCCACGTGAAGAGGTCGCGAGTGCCCTACGGACGTGCGCCCGGCACGGAGCCGCGACCGGAACCGCGGTATCACGCGTGCGCGTGCGCCTTCACCCGGCGGCCCCGCACGCTGTGGGGGAACAGTTTCTCCTGGATCAGATTGCCGGTCGCATCGAAGGGCAGCGCGATCGGTTCGCCGACGAACTCCAGGTGCGGACGGCCCCTCATG from the Frigoriglobus tundricola genome contains:
- a CDS encoding type 1 glutamine amidotransferase domain-containing protein, which translates into the protein MKALILAADRFEDLTLFLPWYRLREEGVEVTVAAPFLHAVTGTHGYAVEPDTAIHEVNPAEYDLLFVPAGPAAEHLRQREEAVDVARTFIEDGRKVAAIGHGAQLLISAGVLDGRRVTCSPGIRDDVRAAGAVYSDEATVTDGILLTGRGPDDLPAFAQAMMALLGAARKVLSVR
- a CDS encoding ATP-dependent Clp protease adaptor ClpS gives rise to the protein MSIRPPSRRNDRPNLLAHGGSFPARRFKVVLHKATNTDLMFVARVVMELTRFGSAEAEYRMWEAHHRGRSLVLVTHLERAELFVEQFADRGLPASIEPA